A window of the Microbacterium sp. AZCO genome harbors these coding sequences:
- the serS gene encoding serine--tRNA ligase, with amino-acid sequence MIDPVLLRENPELVKRSQEARGESPDTVDDALAADRSRRAAITTFEELRAAQNAHGKKVAQAPKEEKAALVAEAKELSDRVKDAQRAVTEAEEASDAAFAKLENIIIDGVPAGGEADFVTLRTRGEPAQFDFEPRDHLEIGEILGAIDMERGTKVSGSRFYFLTGIGARLELALMTLALDRALQAGFTPIIPPTLVRPEVMRGTGFLGQHADEIYHLEEDDLYLVGTSEVPLAGYHMDEILDFARGPKRYAGWSTCYRREAGSYGKDTRGIIRVHQFNKLEMFIYTTPDDAEAEHDRLVAMQEGMLQDLGLAYRVIDVAAGDLGSSAARKFDVEAWVPTQGAYRELTSTSNCTTYQARRLDIRFRPDGGKTQHVATLNGTLATTRWIVAILETHQRADGSVTVPQVLRPYLGGLEVLEPIA; translated from the coding sequence ATGATCGATCCCGTTCTTCTCCGCGAGAATCCCGAGCTGGTCAAGCGCTCGCAGGAGGCACGGGGGGAGTCGCCCGACACGGTCGACGACGCTCTCGCCGCCGACCGGTCGCGCCGCGCGGCGATCACGACGTTCGAAGAGCTCCGCGCCGCGCAGAACGCGCACGGCAAGAAGGTCGCGCAGGCTCCCAAGGAGGAGAAGGCCGCCCTCGTCGCCGAGGCGAAGGAGTTGAGCGACCGGGTGAAAGACGCGCAGCGTGCGGTCACCGAGGCCGAGGAGGCGTCGGACGCCGCGTTCGCGAAGCTCGAGAACATCATCATCGACGGGGTTCCCGCCGGAGGCGAGGCCGACTTCGTCACGCTCCGCACGCGCGGCGAGCCCGCGCAGTTCGACTTCGAGCCCCGCGACCACCTCGAGATCGGCGAGATCCTCGGCGCGATCGACATGGAGCGCGGCACGAAGGTCTCGGGCAGCCGCTTCTACTTCCTCACGGGCATCGGCGCGCGCCTCGAGCTGGCGCTCATGACGCTCGCCCTCGACCGCGCGCTGCAGGCGGGCTTCACGCCGATCATCCCGCCGACGCTCGTGCGGCCCGAGGTCATGCGCGGCACGGGGTTCCTCGGCCAGCACGCCGACGAGATCTACCACCTGGAAGAGGACGACCTCTACCTCGTCGGCACGAGCGAGGTGCCTCTCGCCGGGTACCACATGGACGAGATCCTCGACTTCGCGCGCGGCCCGAAGCGCTACGCCGGCTGGTCGACCTGCTACCGCCGCGAGGCGGGCTCGTACGGCAAGGACACCCGCGGCATCATCCGCGTGCACCAGTTCAACAAGCTCGAGATGTTCATCTACACGACACCGGATGACGCCGAGGCCGAGCATGATCGCCTCGTGGCGATGCAGGAGGGGATGCTCCAGGACCTCGGTCTCGCGTACCGGGTGATCGACGTCGCCGCCGGAGATCTCGGTTCGAGCGCCGCGCGCAAGTTCGACGTCGAGGCGTGGGTCCCGACGCAGGGCGCCTACCGCGAGCTGACCTCGACGAGCAACTGCACCACGTATCAGGCTCGGCGGCTCGACATCCGCTTCCGCCCCGACGGAGGAAAGACGCAGCACGTCGCGACGCTCAACGGCACGCTCGCGACCACGCGCTGGATCGTCGCGATCCTCGAGACGCACCAGCGTGCCGACGGCTCGGTCACCGTGCCCCAGGTGCTGCGTCCGTACCTGGGCGGTCTCGAGGTTCTGGAGCCCATCGCGTGA
- a CDS encoding diacylglycerol kinase family protein: protein MTAGTGPDDDTARPAEDPPHPSDKIYADGPDTREIAISEEAIRAQAEKLAAEEGDQIPPQPSDSADEESDKADKGEADDDSEHGETGDKPEQGEASDKPAEANEKPATSGDKPDPVEAAEPDSVIHEPEDISSDTSDDESGEARRVGTEGDTKAMGGGEERPNPKAALVYNPIKVDAETLRASVERLSAEAGWSEPLFYETTVDDLGDDVTRQALEVGVDAVLVAGGDGTVRAVSEAMASSGVPLTIVPSGTGNLLARNLRLPLDDPEAMIRATFDGHTVGVDIGFAALRRPDGKTEERAFVVMGGMGLDAAMIANTNSKLKKSVGWVAYVDGAARSLPGAKPFRIMYQITGHRLHSARVQSVLFANCGSLPAGLELIPEASVTDGTMDVVIFQPKGLFGWLFVWRRVAWDNSFLRKFRAGRQVLALRTRDNAVRYARGAELEVGTSDAQFVQLDGDEFGEAVSIRARVVHEGLAIAVPSGHDIDGI, encoded by the coding sequence ATGACAGCGGGCACCGGGCCAGACGACGACACGGCTCGACCGGCGGAGGACCCGCCCCACCCCTCGGACAAGATCTACGCCGACGGTCCCGATACGCGCGAGATCGCCATCTCCGAGGAGGCGATCCGCGCGCAGGCCGAGAAGCTGGCCGCCGAGGAGGGCGACCAGATCCCGCCTCAGCCGTCGGACTCCGCCGACGAGGAGAGCGACAAGGCCGACAAGGGCGAGGCGGACGACGACTCGGAGCACGGCGAGACGGGCGACAAGCCCGAGCAGGGCGAAGCGAGCGACAAGCCGGCCGAGGCGAACGAGAAGCCCGCCACGTCGGGCGACAAGCCCGACCCCGTGGAGGCGGCCGAGCCCGACAGCGTCATCCACGAGCCGGAAGACATCTCGTCCGACACGTCCGACGACGAGTCGGGCGAAGCGCGCCGCGTGGGCACCGAGGGCGACACGAAGGCGATGGGCGGCGGTGAGGAGCGCCCGAACCCCAAGGCGGCGCTCGTCTACAACCCCATCAAGGTGGATGCCGAGACCCTGCGTGCGTCGGTCGAGCGGCTCTCCGCCGAGGCCGGCTGGTCCGAACCGCTCTTCTACGAGACGACGGTCGACGACCTCGGCGACGACGTCACCCGCCAGGCGCTGGAGGTGGGCGTGGACGCCGTGCTCGTCGCGGGTGGCGACGGCACCGTGCGAGCCGTGTCGGAGGCGATGGCGTCGAGCGGTGTGCCGCTCACGATCGTGCCGAGCGGCACGGGCAACCTGCTCGCCCGCAACCTGCGGCTTCCCCTCGACGATCCCGAGGCGATGATCCGCGCGACCTTCGACGGCCACACCGTCGGCGTCGACATCGGCTTCGCGGCGCTGCGCCGGCCGGACGGCAAGACCGAGGAGCGGGCCTTCGTCGTCATGGGCGGCATGGGGCTGGACGCGGCGATGATCGCCAACACCAACTCGAAGCTCAAGAAGTCGGTGGGCTGGGTCGCGTACGTCGACGGCGCCGCCCGCTCGCTCCCCGGAGCCAAGCCGTTCCGCATCATGTACCAGATCACGGGTCACCGGCTTCATTCCGCCCGCGTGCAGAGCGTGCTCTTCGCCAACTGCGGGTCGCTCCCGGCTGGGCTCGAGCTCATCCCCGAGGCATCCGTCACCGACGGCACCATGGACGTCGTGATCTTCCAGCCCAAAGGACTCTTCGGGTGGCTCTTCGTCTGGCGCCGCGTCGCGTGGGACAACAGCTTCCTGCGCAAGTTCCGTGCGGGCCGGCAGGTGCTCGCGCTGCGCACGAGGGACAACGCCGTGCGCTATGCGCGGGGCGCCGAGCTGGAGGTCGGCACGTCGGACGCGCAGTTCGTGCAGCTCGACGGCGACGAGTTCGGCGAGGCGGTGAGCATCCGCGCCCGCGTCGTCCACGAGGGGCTCGCGATCGCGGTGCCCTCCGGTCACGACATCGACGGCATCTAG
- a CDS encoding carbohydrate ABC transporter permease: protein MSSIIKGADAPRSLSLSKGRGLVSRRRRRRSSVDDDTVRTVISDSERRRPGTRLGMGLTHVFLFVTLVIAGLGPILWLAKSAVTPTQDTLTQPFALWPNGIDWANLSTAWNDIHIDQYFFNTVVIAAGAWGSQLFIATTAGYALSVLRPKYAPILNALVLATLFIPGIVLLVPLYLTIVHPPLIGGSLLNNYLAVWLPMSANAFNILLVKRFFDNLPREVFEAAKTDGAGPFRLFWSVVLPMSKPILGVVSVFAIIAAWKDYLWPMLVLPDPAVQPLSVRLPAVQSQTELDVFLAALAIATLIPIAMFLVFQSVFLRSAGLGGAVKG, encoded by the coding sequence ATGAGCTCGATCATCAAGGGTGCGGACGCTCCTCGGTCCCTGAGCCTGTCGAAGGGTCGCGGACTCGTCTCGCGACGGCGCCGACGTCGGTCGAGCGTCGACGACGACACCGTGCGCACCGTCATCTCCGACTCCGAGCGCCGTCGTCCCGGCACGCGCCTCGGCATGGGCCTGACGCATGTCTTCCTCTTCGTGACGCTCGTGATCGCGGGCCTCGGGCCGATCCTGTGGCTCGCGAAATCCGCCGTCACGCCGACGCAGGACACCCTGACGCAGCCCTTCGCCCTGTGGCCCAACGGCATCGACTGGGCGAATCTGTCCACGGCGTGGAACGACATCCACATCGACCAGTACTTCTTCAACACCGTCGTGATCGCCGCGGGCGCGTGGGGGTCGCAGCTGTTCATCGCGACGACCGCGGGCTATGCCCTCTCCGTGCTGCGGCCGAAGTACGCGCCGATTCTCAACGCGCTCGTGCTCGCGACGCTGTTCATCCCGGGGATCGTGCTGCTCGTGCCGCTCTACCTGACGATCGTGCACCCGCCGCTCATCGGCGGCTCGCTGCTCAACAACTACCTCGCCGTGTGGCTGCCGATGTCGGCGAACGCGTTCAACATCCTGCTGGTGAAGCGGTTCTTCGACAATCTGCCGCGCGAGGTGTTCGAGGCAGCGAAGACCGACGGCGCCGGCCCCTTCCGGCTCTTCTGGTCGGTCGTGCTGCCGATGTCGAAGCCTATCCTCGGCGTCGTCTCGGTCTTCGCGATCATCGCCGCGTGGAAGGACTACCTCTGGCCCATGCTCGTGCTGCCCGACCCCGCCGTACAGCCGCTCTCGGTGCGCCTTCCCGCCGTGCAGAGCCAGACCGAGCTCGACGTCTTCCTCGCCGCCCTCGCGATCGCGACGCTCATCCCGATCGCGATGTTCCTGGTCTTCCAGTCCGTCTTCCTGCGGTCGGCGGGTCTCGGGGGCGCCGTCAAGGGGTGA
- a CDS encoding sugar ABC transporter permease — protein MTMTTKERPAAASIPPADAPPARRRRRRTPVTWYRGGGLWNLLFVAPMVFVFFFFSWRPIVQSVVMSFEKTNLIVSTFVGLDNYVAVLTDPELGRAVVNTIYFAVLALLFGFPLPLFVAVLMSEVRRAKGLYSALGYLPVVIPPVVAVLLWRFFYSADPNGVFNTVLGWFGIPPQPWIQSAVQAMPSLVLEATWAAAGGSIIIYLAALLSVPPELYDAAEVDGAGIWRKVWHVTIPQLRGILFIMLILQVIATAQVFLEPYLFTGGGPAGATKTILLYIYDKAFRNSLGGDLGEATAVSVLLAIVLAVLSWVYFRLTDRWSTQ, from the coding sequence ATGACCATGACGACGAAGGAGCGGCCGGCCGCGGCATCCATCCCGCCCGCCGACGCTCCACCCGCGCGGCGACGACGCCGGCGCACACCCGTGACCTGGTATCGCGGCGGCGGCCTGTGGAACCTGCTCTTCGTCGCGCCGATGGTGTTCGTGTTCTTCTTCTTCTCGTGGCGGCCGATCGTGCAGTCGGTCGTCATGAGCTTCGAGAAGACCAACCTCATCGTGTCGACGTTCGTCGGGCTCGACAATTACGTCGCGGTGCTGACCGATCCCGAGCTCGGCCGCGCCGTCGTCAACACGATCTACTTCGCGGTCCTCGCTCTGCTGTTCGGCTTCCCGCTCCCGCTGTTCGTGGCCGTGCTCATGAGTGAGGTCCGCCGCGCGAAGGGCCTCTACTCGGCCCTCGGGTACCTTCCCGTCGTGATCCCGCCCGTCGTCGCGGTGCTGCTGTGGCGCTTCTTCTACAGCGCCGATCCGAACGGCGTCTTCAACACGGTGCTCGGCTGGTTCGGCATCCCGCCCCAGCCGTGGATCCAGTCCGCCGTGCAGGCGATGCCGTCGCTCGTGCTCGAGGCGACGTGGGCCGCGGCCGGTGGGTCGATCATCATCTACCTTGCGGCGCTCCTGTCGGTGCCGCCCGAGCTGTACGACGCGGCCGAGGTCGACGGTGCGGGCATCTGGCGCAAGGTCTGGCACGTCACGATCCCGCAGCTGCGTGGCATCCTCTTCATCATGCTGATCCTGCAGGTCATCGCGACCGCGCAGGTGTTCCTCGAGCCGTACCTCTTCACGGGCGGCGGTCCGGCGGGCGCGACGAAGACGATCCTCCTCTACATCTACGACAAGGCCTTCCGGAACAGCCTCGGCGGCGACCTCGGCGAAGCGACGGCCGTCTCGGTGCTGCTCGCGATCGTGCTCGCCGTCCTGTCCTGGGTGTACTTCAGGCTGACCGACCGCTGGAGCACGCAATGA